In Rhineura floridana isolate rRhiFlo1 chromosome 1, rRhiFlo1.hap2, whole genome shotgun sequence, the following proteins share a genomic window:
- the LOC133376917 gene encoding BCAS3 microtubule associated cell migration factor-like has protein sequence MGRCTGGVVVHPQGVTEQSYMESVVTFLQDVPQAYSGTTPTEEKEKIVWVRFENSDLNDTSRNVELHVMHSTGNEPPLLLVIGYSDGIQIWSIPISGEAQELYSIRHGPVRVARVLPSPQISSQKCDSFAEKRPLLAVCKSHGSPGAQLNHQILPHKRL, from the exons atggg CCGATGTACTGGAGGAGTGGTGGTTCATCCACAGGGTGTCACCGAACAGTCATATATGGAAAGTGTTGTTACATTTCTGCAAGATGTACCACAGGCCTACAGTGGCACAACTCcaacagaagaaaaagagaaaattgtaTGGGTCAGATTTGAAAATTCTGATTTGAATGATACCTCAAGGAACGTGGAGTTGCACGTGATGCACAGCACTGGCAATGAGCCTCCTTTGCTGCTCGTGATTGGCTACAGTGATGGGATACAGATATGGAGCATACCTATTAGTGGCGAGGCTCAGGAACTGTACTCTATCCGACACGGCCCTGTCCGAGTTGCCCGAGTCCTGCCATCGCCTCAGATTAGTTCTCAGAAGTGCGACAGCTTTGCTGAGAAGAGGCCTCTCCTTGCTGTGTGTAAAAGCCATGGATCTCCTGGTGCACAGTTGAATCATCAAATTCTGCCCCACAAGAGGTTGTGA